The following proteins are co-located in the Takifugu flavidus isolate HTHZ2018 chromosome 16, ASM371156v2, whole genome shotgun sequence genome:
- the tpp1 gene encoding tripeptidyl-peptidase 1, producing MTSLLTFAIPLSFCASVWGGYLEYNQDVLIPKDWTNVGRVDAKEELQLTFALKQQNVDLLERMLRVVSDPDSANYGKYLTLEDVGNLVRPSDLTQKVVRDWLQRNGVTNCRTVRTQDFLECSMTAELAEQVLPGSRFHRYTRDDQSVVRSSAPYSVPDDVYQHLDFVGGLHRFPLKQQQDVRSYFKREQNNVKAKIHLGVTPSVLRARYNLTSADVGQAQNNSQAVAQFLEQYYSPADLVEFMSLFGSGFKHHTQVDRVVGTQGAGKAGIEASLDVQYIMSTGANIPTWVFTNPGRHESQEPFLQWMVLLSNMSDLPWVHTISYGDDEDSLSTAYMERINAEFMKAGMRGISLLFASGDSGAGCRRSVKNSFRPSFPASSPYVTTVGGTSFKNPFTVSYEVTDSISGGGFSNVFKMPDYQASAVDAYLKTMAKVLPPQSYYNTTGRAYPDMAALSDNYWVVSNKVPVPWVSGTSASTPVVGGMLSLINDQRLLKGLPVLGFLNPRLYRLKGQALFDVTEGCHLGCLDEQVQGKGFCAAPSWDPVTGWGTPNYPELLTALLT from the exons ATGACCTCCCT ACTGACCTTCGCCATTCCCTTGTCATTCTGCGCTTCGGTCTGGGGCGGATATCTGGAATATAACCAAGATGTTCT GATTCCCAAAGACTGGACAAATGTTGGTAGGGTTGATGCTAAAGAGGAACTTCAGCTGACCTTTGCCCTGAAACAGCAAAATGTTGACCTACTCGAGAGGATGCTCCGAGTGGTGTCTGACCCTGACTCAGCAAACTATG GAAAATATCTCACCCTGGAGGATGTTGGAAACCTTGTGCGCCCTTCTGATCTGACTCAGAAGGTGGTGCGTGACTGGCTACAGAGGAACGGGGTTACAAACTGTCGGACTGTTCGCACTCAGGACTTTTTAGAATGCTCCATGACTGCAGA gcTTGCAGAACAAGTTCTTCCAGGTAGCAGGTTCCATCGTTATACCCGTGATGATCAGTCTGTAGTGAGGTCATCCGCTCCATATTCTGTTCCTGATGATGTTTACCAGCACTTGGACTTTG TTGGCGGACTTCATCGCTTCCccctcaaacagcagcaggacgtcAGATCTTATTTCAAAAGGGAGCAGAATAACGTCAAGGCAAAAATCCACCTGGGGGTGACTCCCTCAGTCTTGAGGGCCCGTTATAACCTGACATCAGCTGATGTGGGACAGGCTCAGAATAACAGCCAGGCTGTAGCCCAG TTCTTGGAGCAGTACTACAGTCCTGCAGACCTGGTCGAGTTCATGAGCCTGTTCGGCAGCGGTTTCAAGCATCACACTCAGGTGGATCGTGTCGTGGGCACTCAGGGAGCTGGAAAGGCTGGAATAGAGGCCAGTTTGGATGTGCAGTACATCATGAGCACTGGCGCCAACATCCCCACGTGGGTCTTCACCAACCCAG GTCGTCACGAGTCTCAGGAACCTTTCCTCCAGTGGATGGTGTTGCTTAGCAACATGTCTGACCTGCCCTGGGTTCACACCATCAGCTATGGAGACGATGAAGACAGCCTCTCTACCGCTTACATGGAGCGCATCAACGCCGAGTTCATGAAGGCCGGCATGAGGGGAATCTCTTTGCTCTTCGCATCTG GTGACAGCGGTGCAGGCTGCAGGCGTTCAGTCAAGAACTCCTTCAGGCCGAGTTTTCCAGCCTCGAG TCCATATGTGACCACTGTTGGAGGGACCTCATTTAAGAACCCTTTTACGGTCTCCTATGAGGTAACAGATTCCATAAGCGGAGGAGGCTTCAGCAATGTTTTCAAGATGCCCGACTACCAG GCTTCTGCAGTGGACGCCTATTTAAAAACCATGGCAAAAGTCCTCCCCCCTCAGTCCTATTACAACACCACTGGCAGAGCCTACCCAGACATGGCCGCACTGTCTGACAATTACTGGGTGGTCAGCAACAAAGTACCTGTCCCCTGGGTTTCGGGAACCTCG GCATCGACCCCAGTGGTCGGAGGCATGCTGTCTCTCATCAATGACCAGCGGCTCCTGAAGGGGCTGCCCGTCCTCGGCTTCCTCAACCCACGCCTCTACAGACTGAAGGGGCAAGCTCTGTTTGAT GTGACTGAAGGCTGCCACCTGGGCTGTCTGGATGAGCAGGTTCAAGGTAAAGGTTTCTGTGCTGCACCATCCTGGGACCCTGTCACAGGCTGGGGGACGCCAAACTACCCCGAGCTGCTGACTGCACTGCTGACCTAA
- the mis18bp1 gene encoding mis18-binding protein 1, with translation MASHQHLLQYSNPRSESPAKVFAKLKSKVQREGAYAKDGVSTRNEPLGDFKINHGAEFRSPRTPTEKCNLNERKGFSSRDEAKALTISPISSPQKNFGFWNSRDTLVEDLLVSGREHGCTPRKGGFLDSSAVPHPHVLVNSKQNHVESTRSRDVDGFYASNKTHMKAVENDQMLRKDQTFEKSPTSVYSPMRNRLRKRKFEPWDFGNISSSTKIHNDTQNEPQENRNGCVVMENLVHRPGFSAVQPVINHFPREPIMPPPRSMSTKHCRVLLEMCPPLSPAKMFALMKKRENRAAHQDVRHVNNSMRALFTANEFPQSIDTPQPTVSETVDTATMSDGESTGPGCQSIADTAESQSAMDPSEDVRVPAVSSQPVLIEDPLILNSPRVSIPKKSEPTLQPDCPQLSKISPERVIHLRKWFLRHNQKGLFVEGIHREENIAWNSNIIAERVSHYAVKTITGRVYILVGKMNLHMDSDFPRWFLKKFLTGFPVIWKEVYEKFLSESRFKDTRRKNESRGNTAKTKSKDSVNPSVKSQRKNVFKTPDTGPSSSSSATMLSRSGRVIKPPLEFWKGGRVILDAHMNVTIHDCYNTSICNPEDTAAVSVSKLKKFLIPSQNVDKAALAPKRNTKAPSRRRNKVKGNRGEEPSHSPDPSVESLSIPERSTGRQTRSSQRAQHVNAAPDRSNEISSPVKARKQKSATKNRRRHTVPASPLSPHISETAPEHSAHDSLMVRRTKPSKRVQKKRGEDSPQLQHAEQRRKEVRKRRGQQNQEKNKKISEPTNSKSSTSSKKPKMYKGNMQIPPEQDEDKWTEEELAKLQEAVALYPKHTANYWAKVASIVGTRRAEECLNQLTCQGTSPSPVRKARKGKKKQPEAPKGPDNPVISGGVGTFKRKQQVRHFLGTMSKDNVDDVFSSSYMQNKHLEMPTTYTSNLSDEHDIRDLEPVTPMSAGFPAAKTPQALYITPGMMGSSNRSTDDKYVFQFQKREKNPFNVKQAPSKKSFTATPSAKRTMKRCGNAGKDTFVVWEMFPGNERVLSDSEAEEDYYFSDNDCT, from the exons ATGGCCTCTCATCAGCACTTGCTGCAATACTCAAATCCGCGGTCTGAATCCCCCGCCAAGGTATTTGCTAAACTAAAATCTAAAGTGCAGAGAGAAGGGGCGTACGCTAAGGATGGGGTTTCCACACGCAACGAGCCGCTGGGtgactttaaaataaaccatGGGGCAGAGTTCAGATCGCCCAGGACACCAACAGAGAAATGCAATCTCAATGAGAGAAAGGGATTTAGTTCTCGGGACGAAGCAAAAGCATTGACCATCTCGCCCATATCAAGTCCTCAGAAGAACTTCGGCTTTTGGAATTCAAGGGACACGCTCGTCGAGGATCTTCTTGTTTCTGGCAGGGAGCATGGATGCACACCGAGAAAGGGAGGGTTCCTGGATTCATCAGCTGTGCCTCACCCCCATGTTTTGGTCAACAGCAAGCAGAACCACGTAGAATCAACTCGGTCCAGAGACGTCGATGGTTTTTATGCGAGCAACAAGACGCATATGAAAGCTGTGGAAAATGACCAGATGCTGAGGAAAGACCAGACTTTTGAAAAATCTCCCACCAGTGTTTATTCTCCGATGAGGAACAGGCTGAGGAAAAGGAAATTTGAGCCATGGGATTTTGggaatattagcagcagcacaaagatcCACAACGACACCCAAAATGAGCCTCAAGAAAACAGAAACGGCTGTGTTGTTATGGAGAACCTGGTTCATAGACCAGGGTTCTCTGCTGTCCAACCTGTTATCAACCACTTCCCTCGGGAACCCATAATGCCTCCGCCTAGATCAATGTCAACAAAGC ATTGCCGTGTTTTATTAGAGATGTGTCCTCCGCTGTCTCCAGCCAAGATGTTCGCTTTAATGAAGAAGAGGGAGAATAGAGCGGCCCACCAAGATGTTCGCCACGTCAACAACAGCATGAGAGCTCTGTTTACTGCAA ATGAATTCCCTCAATCTATTGATACACCTCAGCCCACTGTGTCTGAAACGGTGGACACGGCCACGATGAGTGATGGGGAGAGTACGGGTCCTGGCTGTCAGTCCATTGCAGACACAGCTGAGAGCCAGTCTGCTATGGATCCCTCTGAAGACGTCCGCGTCCCGGCTGTGTCTTCGCAACCTGTTTTAATCGAAGACCCACTCATACTCAATTCACCGCGGGTCTCCATTCCGAAGAAGAGCGAACCCACGTTGCAGCCCGACTGCCCCCAGCTCTCCAAAATCTCACCT GAAAGAGTAATTCATCTCAGAAAATGGTTCCTAAGGCACAATCAAAAGGGCCTGTTTGTTGAAGGGATCCACAG GGAGGAGAACATAGCGTGGAACAGTAACATCATTGCAGAGAGAGTTTCTCATTATGCGGTGAAGACCATTACAGGCAGGGTTTACATCTTGGTTGGAAAAATGAACTTGCACATGGACTCTG ACTTTCCCAGATGGTTTTTGAAGAAGTTCTTAACTGGTTTTCCTGTCATATGGAAGGAAGTTTATGAGAAGTTTCTATCAGAGTCCAGATT CAAAGACACTAGAAGGAAAAATGAGAGCAGAGGCAATACAGCAAAGACAAAGTCAAAAGACTCCGTCAACCCTTCTGTGAAGAGCCAgaggaaaaatgtttttaagacTC CTGATACtggtccttcctcctcctcgtctgcTACAATGTTGTCCCGAAGTGGTCGTGTCATCAAACCCCCTTTAGAGTTCtggaaaggagggagggtgaTTCTGGATGCACACATGAATGTCACCATCCATGACTGTTACAATACATCCATCTGTAATCCT GAGGACACTGCAGCTGTGTCTGTGAGCAAATTAAAGAAATTCTTGATTCCGAGCCAGAACGTTGACAAAGCAGCTTTGGCTCCAAAGAGGAACACCAAGGCCCCGTCCCGCAGACGGAATAAAGTCAAAGGGAACCGCGGGGAGGAGCCGTCCCATTCACCCGATCCTTCCGTGGAGTCTCTCAGCATCCCTGAAAGGAGCACTGGCAGGCAAACAAGATCCAGTCAGAGAGCGCAGCACGTGAACGCTGCCCCTGACCGGAGCAATGAAATATCCTCACCGGTGAAGGCAAGAAAACAGAAGAGCGCGACGAAAAATAGGAGACGCCACACGGTTCCAGCATCTCCACTGTCTCCTCATATTAGCGAAACGGCACCAGAACATTCGGCCCACGATAGTTTAATGGTCAGAAGAACAAAACCATCTAAAAGAgtgcagaagaagagaggagaggactcGCCACAACTGCAGCATGCGGagcaaagaaggaaggaagtgagGAAGAGACGAGGACagcaaaatcaagaaaaaaacaaaaagatctCAGAACCAACAAACAGTAAATCATCCACATCGAGCAAGAAACCAAAGATGTACAAAGGAAACATGCAGATTCCACCTGAGCAAGATGAAGATAAATGGACTGAGGAAGAGCTTGCAAAGCTCCAAGA GGCAGTGGCGCTCTACCCAAAACACACGGCAAATTACTGGGCAAAGGTGGCGAGTATTGTGGGAACGCGCCGTGCAGAAGAGTGTCTTAACCAGCTCACCTGCCAGGGAACCTCGCCGTCTCCCGTCAGGAAAGCcaggaaagggaaaaagaagCAGCCAGAAGCACCAAAAGGTCCAG ATAATCCGGTAATATCTGGTGGGGTGGGTACCTTCAAGAGAAAGCAGCAGGTACGCCACTTCCTGGGGACCATGTCCAAAGACAACGTGGACGACGTTTTCAGCTCTTCGTACATGCAGAACAAACACCTGGAG ATGCCGACCACCTACACTTCAAATCTGAGCGACGAGCACGACATCAGAGACCTGGAGCCCGTGACCCCCATGTCGGCAGGTTTTCCTGCAGCAAAGACACCTCAGGCTCTGTATATCACCCCTGGCATGATGGGTTCCTCCAACAG GAGCACCGATGACAAGTACGTCTTTCAGTtccagaagagggaaaaaaatccgTTCAATGTCAAACAGGCTCCTTCTAAAAAG AGCTTCACCGCAACACCATCAGCCAAGCGAACAATGAAGCGATGTGGCAATGCAG GAAAAGACACCTTTGTGGTTTGGGAAATGTTCCCAGGAAATGAAAGAGTGCTGTCTGATAGCGAAGCGGAGGAGGATTATTACTTCTCAGACAACGACTGTACCTGA
- the LOC130540195 gene encoding serine protease HTRA2, mitochondrial-like isoform X1, with amino-acid sequence MAATPVYRCLLSTLRTHHRCQSRGLKSLAERTVSRLPHAVICNHGDAGGHARPDKVPPLGWDGKNGQQKNNCLSQSVLVGLGLCTAALLDGQKEEEAKDRRGSVARKCLDLLVSSAQCASPFKPDSPRYKYNFIADVVEKSTPAVVYIEILGRHPFSGREVTVSNGSGFLISTDGLIVTNAHVVANKRGVRVKLNNGEMYNATVQDVDQVADIATIKISVKNPLPTLPLGSSAQVRQGEFVVAMGSPFALRNTITSGIVSSAQRGSKELGLSNTNMDYIQTDAAIDFGNSGGPLINLDGEVIGINTMKVTAGISFAIPSDRLRLFLDRAEQKKSKEKAACLPALPVPRDCSLCHDFPSRAGRVHLSQGSWFRDSDTRRRYIGVMMLTLTPSIIAELKLRDPSFPEVTHGVLIHRVIMGSPADRAGMIPGDIVVEINGAKANTSEEVYEAVRSSDHISMLVQRGGELLRLRVTPEYTE; translated from the exons ATGGCAGCAACTCCTGTCTATCGGTGTCTTCTGTCGACTTTAAGGACACATCATCGATGTCAAAGCCGTGGACTTAAGTCCCTGGCAGAGAGGACAGTCAGCCGTTTGCCACATGCTGTAATATGTAACCACGGAGACGCAGGGGGACACGCAAGACCGGATAAAGTGCCCCCGCTGGGTTGGGACGGAAAGAATGGGCAGCAGAAGAACAATTGTCTGTCCCAGTCGGTCTTGGTGGGTTTGGGACTGTGTACCGCGGCGCTTCTGGACGgtcaaaaagaggaagaagccaAGGACAGGCGAGGTTCAGTGGCCAGGAAATGTCTCGACCTGCTTGTGTCTTCCGCTCAGTGTGCTTCTCCCTTTAAACCGGACAGCCCCAGATATAAATACAACTTTATTGCAGATGTCGTGGAAAAGTCCACCCCAGCTGTTGTGTACATTGAGATCTTGGGCAG ACATCCTTTTTCTGGGAGAGAAGTCACTGTGTCCAATGGCTCTGGGTTCTTAATCAGCACTGATGGTCTCATTGTTACCAACGCTCACGTTGTGGCCAATAAGAGAGGCGTCCGAGTGAAGCTCAACAACGGGGAGATGTACAACGCCACTGTGCAAGACGTCGATCAAGTAGCAGACATCGCCACCATCAAGATCAGTGTGAAG AATCCTTTGCCCACACTCCCCCTTGGATCCTCAGCCCAGGTGCGACAGGGGGAGTTTGTGGTCGCCATGGGGAGCCCGTTTGCGCTCCGGAACACAATCACATCAGGGATCGTCAGCTCAGCACAGAGAGGGAGTAAGGAGCTGGGCCTGTCCAACACCAACATGGATTACATCCAGACTGACGCAGCCATCGAC TTTGGAAATTCTGGCGGTCCCCTAATAAACTTG GATGGGGAAGTCATCGGGATAAACACCATGAAGGTCACTGCTGGAATCTCTTTCGCTATTCCATCCGACCGTCTGAGACTTTTCCTGGATCGGgcagaacaaaagaaaagtaaGGAAAAAGCTGCGTGTCTGCCTGCGCTTCCCGTTCCGCGTGATTGCTCTCTGTGTCACGATTTTCCCTCACGTGCTGGTCGTGTCCATCTCTCACAAGGTTCCTGGTTCCGCGATTCAGACACAAGGCGGCGCTACATCGGCGTAATGATGCTGACGTTGACACCGAG catcatTGCAGAGTTAAAGCTGAGGGATCCATCCTTCCCGGAGGTGACGCACGGCGTCCTGATCCACAGAGTGATCATGGGCTCTCCGGCCGACAG AGCTGGAATGATTCCGGGAGACATCGTGGTGGAGATAAACGGAGCAAAGGcgaacacctcagaggaggtcTACGAGGCCGTCCGCAGCAGCGACCACATCAGCATGCTGGTTCAGAGAGGCGGCGAGCTGCTTCGACTGCGCGTCACTCCCGAATACACAGA gtaa
- the LOC130540195 gene encoding serine protease HTRA2, mitochondrial-like isoform X2, giving the protein MAATPVYRCLLSTLRTHHRCQSRGLKSLAERTVSRLPHAVICNHGDAGGHARPDKVPPLGWDGKNGQQKNNCLSQSVLVGLGLCTAALLDGQKEEEAKDRRGSVARKCLDLLVSSAQCASPFKPDSPRYKYNFIADVVEKSTPAVVYIEILGRHPFSGREVTVSNGSGFLISTDGLIVTNAHVVANKRGVRVKLNNGEMYNATVQDVDQVADIATIKISVKNPLPTLPLGSSAQVRQGEFVVAMGSPFALRNTITSGIVSSAQRGSKELGLSNTNMDYIQTDAAIDFGNSGGPLINLDGEVIGINTMKVTAGISFAIPSDRLRLFLDRAEQKKSSWFRDSDTRRRYIGVMMLTLTPSIIAELKLRDPSFPEVTHGVLIHRVIMGSPADRAGMIPGDIVVEINGAKANTSEEVYEAVRSSDHISMLVQRGGELLRLRVTPEYTE; this is encoded by the exons ATGGCAGCAACTCCTGTCTATCGGTGTCTTCTGTCGACTTTAAGGACACATCATCGATGTCAAAGCCGTGGACTTAAGTCCCTGGCAGAGAGGACAGTCAGCCGTTTGCCACATGCTGTAATATGTAACCACGGAGACGCAGGGGGACACGCAAGACCGGATAAAGTGCCCCCGCTGGGTTGGGACGGAAAGAATGGGCAGCAGAAGAACAATTGTCTGTCCCAGTCGGTCTTGGTGGGTTTGGGACTGTGTACCGCGGCGCTTCTGGACGgtcaaaaagaggaagaagccaAGGACAGGCGAGGTTCAGTGGCCAGGAAATGTCTCGACCTGCTTGTGTCTTCCGCTCAGTGTGCTTCTCCCTTTAAACCGGACAGCCCCAGATATAAATACAACTTTATTGCAGATGTCGTGGAAAAGTCCACCCCAGCTGTTGTGTACATTGAGATCTTGGGCAG ACATCCTTTTTCTGGGAGAGAAGTCACTGTGTCCAATGGCTCTGGGTTCTTAATCAGCACTGATGGTCTCATTGTTACCAACGCTCACGTTGTGGCCAATAAGAGAGGCGTCCGAGTGAAGCTCAACAACGGGGAGATGTACAACGCCACTGTGCAAGACGTCGATCAAGTAGCAGACATCGCCACCATCAAGATCAGTGTGAAG AATCCTTTGCCCACACTCCCCCTTGGATCCTCAGCCCAGGTGCGACAGGGGGAGTTTGTGGTCGCCATGGGGAGCCCGTTTGCGCTCCGGAACACAATCACATCAGGGATCGTCAGCTCAGCACAGAGAGGGAGTAAGGAGCTGGGCCTGTCCAACACCAACATGGATTACATCCAGACTGACGCAGCCATCGAC TTTGGAAATTCTGGCGGTCCCCTAATAAACTTG GATGGGGAAGTCATCGGGATAAACACCATGAAGGTCACTGCTGGAATCTCTTTCGCTATTCCATCCGACCGTCTGAGACTTTTCCTGGATCGGgcagaacaaaagaaaa GTTCCTGGTTCCGCGATTCAGACACAAGGCGGCGCTACATCGGCGTAATGATGCTGACGTTGACACCGAG catcatTGCAGAGTTAAAGCTGAGGGATCCATCCTTCCCGGAGGTGACGCACGGCGTCCTGATCCACAGAGTGATCATGGGCTCTCCGGCCGACAG AGCTGGAATGATTCCGGGAGACATCGTGGTGGAGATAAACGGAGCAAAGGcgaacacctcagaggaggtcTACGAGGCCGTCCGCAGCAGCGACCACATCAGCATGCTGGTTCAGAGAGGCGGCGAGCTGCTTCGACTGCGCGTCACTCCCGAATACACAGAGTGA
- the hif1aa gene encoding hypoxia inducible factor 1 subunit alpha a → MDTGIAPEKKRVSSERRKEKSRDAARCRRGKESEVFYQLAQELPLAHSISSSLDKASIMRLTISYLRMRNLLNAGEPITGEETDLDLQLNGSYLKALDGFLMVLSEDGDMIYLSENISKCLGLAQFDLTGHSVFDFIHPCDQEELREMLIHRTGSKKAKEPNTERSFFLRMKCTLTSRGRTVNVKSATWKVLHCSGHVRVYENHTEPSPDEQKESAVPYLVLICDPIPHPANIEFPLDTKTFLSRHTMDMKFTDCDERITELMGYEPEDLLNRSVYEYYHAQDSDHLAKTHHNLFAKGQVCTGQYRMLAKRGGFVWLETQATVIYNTKNSQPQCVVCVNFVLSGIQEEKMVLSLEQTADVKPVKEELLQEEEEKKFIIESSSPDISEPLLKEEEKNPELDVMEMLTEVTESQPVCSLYDKLKEKPEALTLLAPAAGDTIISLDFSCPEMQLLKEVPLYNDVMLPSTSEKLVLPLSPLPPSEPLHVAPTTPDDTKGKRCILDSSATPASSSVVDSPHDLCFCMDSDMSSDFKLDLVEKLFTIDTEPKTPFTTQAMEDLDLEMLAPYISMDDDFQLRSLSPDEALPSGPGNPLQSTSVCLTPEIPSYPGSPFSLPDSCTASPAPPEPLSTPHLATILAKRTTQLNKEVELRTLAAQNTPRKRKLADVKDTIEQGVLHMGQIEQGKKLKASDMGTTRTILLLPTDLATRLLGTTSEDTSSLFSLPQLTRDDCEVNAPLQGRQFLLQGEELLRALDHVN, encoded by the exons ATGGACACGGGAATTGCACCAGAAAAGAAAAG GGTGAGTTCAGAGCGGAGAAAGGAGAAGTCGAGAGATGCCGCGCGATGTCGGCGCGGCAAGGAGTCGGAGGTGTTCTACCAGCTGGCTCAGGAACTGCCCCTGGCCCACAGCATCAGCTCCAGTCTGGACAAGGCCTCCATAATGAGACTCACCATCAGCTACCTGCGCATGAGGAACCTTCTGAACGCTG GTGAGCCCATAACAGGGGAGGAAACGGACCTGGACCTGCAGCTAAATGGTTCCTATCTGAAGGCTCTGGATGGCTTTCTGATGGTGCTATCTGAAGATGGAGACATGATCTATCTCTCTGAGAACATCAGCAAGTGCCTCGGGCTGGCACAG TTTGATCTGACTGGCCACAGCGTGTTTGACTTCATCCATCCCTGCGACCAGGAGGAACTGAGGGAGATGTTGATCCATAGAACAg GCTCCAAAAAGGCCAAGGAGCCAAACACGGAAAGAAGCTTTTTCCTTCGCATGAAATGCACCCTGACGAGCAGAGGTCGCACCGTCAACGTTAAATCCGCTACATGGAAG GTGCTGCACTGCTCAGGACATGTGCGTGTATATGAGAACCACACTGAGCCCAGTCCTGATGAGCAAAAGGAGTCGGCGGTCCCATACCTGGTTTTGATCTGTGACCCCATCCCTCACCCCGCCAACATTGAGTTCCCTCTGGACACCAAGACCTTCCTCAGCCGTCATACAATGGACATGAAGTTCACAGATTGTGATGAGAG GATTACTGAGCTCATGGGTTATGAGCCAGAGGACCTGCTGAATCGTTCAGTTTATGAGTATTACCATGCTCAGGACTCGGATCATCTCGCCAAGACTCACCACAACT TGTTTGCAAAGGGCCAGGTCTGCACAGGTCAGTACCGAATGTTGGCCAAGAGAGGCGGCTTCGTGTGGTTGGAAACTCAAGCAACCGTCATCTATAACACCAAGAACTCCCAGCCGCAGTGTGTCGTCTGTGTCAACTTTGTGCTCAG CGGCAttcaggaggagaagatggtcCTGTCTCTGGAGCAGACTGCAGACGTGAAGCctgtgaaggaggagctgctgcaggaggaggaagagaaaaagttCATCATCGAGAGCAGCTCCCCTGACATTTCTGAGCCTCtgctgaaggaggaagagaaaaacccAGAGTTGGACGTCATGGAAATGTTGACTGAGGTGACGGAAAGCCAGCCAGTGTGCAGCCTGTACGacaagctgaaggagaagcCCGAGGCCCTCACCCTGCTGGCCCCCGCTGCTGGAGACACAATCATTTCGCTGGACTTCAGCTGCCCCG agatgcagctgctgaaggAAGTTCCTCTCTACAACGATGTGATGCTCCCATCTACGAGCGAAAAGCTGGTtctgcctctgtctcctctgccgCCCAGCGAGCCTCTCCATGTCGCGCCCACCACCCCCGACGATACAAAAGGGAAGCGCTGCATCCTCGACTCTTCTGCTACGCCTGCCAGCTCCTCAGTG GTCGATAGTCCACATGATCTCTGTTTCTGCATGGACTCGGATATGAGCTCAGACTTCAAACTGGACTTGGTGGAGAAGCTTTTCACCATTGATACGGAGCCCAAGACCCCCTTCACCACACAG GCAATGGAAGACTTGGATCTGGAGATGTTGGCTCCCTACATCTCCATGGATGACGACTTCCAGCTGCGCAGTCTCTCCCCGGATGAGGCTCTACCTTCTGGACCAGGAAACCCGCTGCAAAGCACCTCTGTCTGCCTGACACCAGAAATCCCCAGCTATCCCGGTTCCCCCTTCAGCTTACCAGACAGCTGCACAGCTTCCCCAGCACCCCCTGAACCACTGAGCACCCCTCACCTTGCTACCATACTTGCTAAGAG GACCACACAGCTGAACAAAGAGGTCGAACTCAGGACGCTGGCAGCTCAGAACACCCCACGCAAAAGAAAACTGGCTGACGTGAAAGACACGATCGAACAG GGAGTTCTGCACATGGGGCAAATCGAGCAGGGCAAAAAGCTGAAGGCCTCCGACATGGGAACAACCAGGACCATACTTCTGCTGCCCACAG ACTTGGCCACTCGTTTGCTGGGCACCACGTCAGAAGACACCAGTTCACTCTTCAGCTTACCACAGCTCACCCGCGACGACTGCGAGGTCAACGCCCCCCTACAGGGCCGTCAGTTCTTGCTGCAGGGGGAGGAGTTGCTGCGAGCGCTGGACCACGTCAACTGA